One genomic window of Quercus robur chromosome 6, dhQueRobu3.1, whole genome shotgun sequence includes the following:
- the LOC126732751 gene encoding uncharacterized protein LOC126732751: MAIEASEAPSPPSHPTSHFTQQRHFYVAVDRLQFKMETLVDLLGVAGRRSCLPMVVCCSSRDELDAVCSAVSNLPYIFLTSLYSDLAEAERALVLDKFRQATMNWNQNISAQPGEDSEVGKDEQKSHMVVVTDACLPFLACGESAISARVLINYELPTKKEIYMRRMATCLAADGIVINMVVGGEVVTLKSVEESSSLVIAEMPINISEIL, translated from the exons ATGGCCATTGAAGCAAGCGAAGCTCCCTCTCCTCCTTCTCACCCCACTTCCCATTTCAC TCAACAACGCCATTTCTATGTTGCCGTGGACAGGCTCCAATTCAAGATG GAGACGTTAGTGGATTTGTTGGGCGTGGCGGGACGGCGTTCGTGCCTCCCAATGGTGGTGTGCTGCAGCTCAAGGGACGAGCTTGACGCCGTTTGCTCCGCCGTTTCTAACCTCCCTTACATTTTTTTGACCTCTCTG TACAGTGACCTTGCGGAGGCAGAACGTGCTCTAGTTTTGGACAAATTTCGGCAAGCCACAATGAACTGGAACCAGAATATCAGTGCCCAACCAGGAGAGGACAGTGAAGTTGGAAAAGatgaacaaaaatctcataTGGTAGTTGTGACTGATGCTTGCCTCCCATTTCTTGCTTGTGGGGAATCAGCCATTTCTGCTCGTGTTCTGATAAATTATGAGTTGCCAACAAAGAAG GAAATATATATGAGGCGCATGGCAACTTGTTTGGCAGCAG ATGGGATTGTAATCAATATGGTTGTTGGGGGCGAAGTGGTCACTCTCAAAAGCGTCGAAGAAAGCAGTAGTCTAGTCATAGCTGAAATGCCCATAAAT ATCTCTGAGATTTTGTGA